The Macaca fascicularis isolate 582-1 chromosome 1, T2T-MFA8v1.1 genome includes a window with the following:
- the MPZ gene encoding myelin protein P0: MLRGPAPAMAPGAPSSSPSPILAVLLFSSLVLSPAQAIVVYTDREVHGAVGSRVTLHCSFWSSEWVSDDISFTWRYQPEGGRDAISIFHYAKGQPYIDEVGTFKERIQWVGDPRWKDGSIVIHNLDYSDNGTFTCDVKNPPDIVGKTSQVTLYVFEKVPTRYGVVLGAVIGGVLGVVLLLLVLFYVVRYCWLRRQAALQRRLSAMEKGKLHKPAKDSSKRGRQTPVLYAMLDHSRSTKAASEKKAKGLGESRKDKK, translated from the exons ATGCTCCGGGGCCCTGCCCCAGCTATGGCTCCTGGGGCTCCCTCATCCAGCCCCAGCCCTATCCTGGCTGTGCTGCTCTTCTCTTCTTTGG TGCTGTCCCCGGCCCAGGCCATCGTGGTTTACACCGACAGGGAGGTCCATGGTGCTGTGGGCTCCCGGGTGACCCTGCACTGCTCCTTCTGGTCCAGTGAGTGGGTCTCAGATGACATCTCCTTCACCTGGCGCTACCAGCCTGAAGGGGGCAGAGATGCCATTTCG ATCTTCCACTATGCCAAGGGACAACCCTACATTGACGAGGTGGGGACCTTCAAAGAGCGCATCCAGTGGGTAGGGGACCCTCGCTGGAAGGATGGCTCCATTGTCATACACAACCTAGACTACAGTGACAATGGCACGTTCACTTGTGACGTCAAAAACCCTCCAGACATAGTGGGCAAGACCTCTCAGGTCACGCTGTATGTCTTTGAAAAAG TGCCAACTAGGTACGGGGTGGTTCTGGGAGCTGTGATCGGAGGTGTCCTCGGGGTGGTGCTGTTGCTGCTGGTGCTTTTCTACGTGGTTCGGTACTGCTGGCTACGCAGGCAGGCGGCCCTGCAGAGGAGGCTCAG TGCCATGGAGAAGGGGAAATTGCACAAGCCAGCAAAGGACTCGTCGAAGCGCGGGCGGCAG ACGCCAGTGCTGTATGCCATGCTGGACCACAGCAGAAGCACCAAAGCTGCCAGTGAGAAGAAGGCCAAGGGGCTGGGGGAGTCTCGCAAGGATAAGAAATAG